The proteins below are encoded in one region of Sulfolobus sp. A20:
- a CDS encoding MBL fold metallo-hydrolase: MRDLVKILPNGAILVGNNFTIDGHHDRPFRVATHFHADHIKDLEKSIRICQGIIATSVTLEILNLDYSIPPRKTFGVNYDIKLNIEDENITLKRAEHVIGSAQVLIELKNGLQIGYTGDFKNPGKGTPILNPDILIIEATYGRPEFKRPFKEDIEILFADYIRDALMHGPVEIFGYHGKIQEIMIKLRELGIDAPFITNGKIYKITNIVKKYGFKITDVFEENNRETKEILRDNWYIKFSHFNEFKRRRKTHFNFLLSGWEFNTLIKKIDEKSFLVPYSDHADFDDLLYYVENTSAKYIITDGGRKGHSKELADYISKNLGKIAIDMP, translated from the coding sequence ATTCGAGATCTTGTAAAGATTCTTCCCAATGGAGCCATACTGGTCGGAAATAATTTTACGATAGATGGGCATCACGATAGACCATTCAGAGTAGCTACACATTTTCACGCAGATCACATAAAAGATCTTGAGAAAAGTATAAGAATTTGTCAAGGGATTATTGCGACTTCAGTAACTCTTGAAATTTTGAATTTAGATTATTCGATACCACCAAGAAAAACCTTTGGAGTAAACTATGATATTAAACTCAACATTGAGGATGAAAATATAACATTAAAAAGAGCTGAACACGTTATAGGATCCGCTCAAGTGTTAATAGAGCTAAAAAATGGTCTTCAAATAGGATATACCGGCGATTTTAAGAACCCAGGTAAAGGGACGCCAATACTGAATCCAGACATATTAATAATTGAGGCTACGTACGGAAGACCTGAATTCAAAAGGCCCTTTAAGGAAGACATAGAAATACTATTTGCTGATTATATAAGGGATGCTTTAATGCATGGTCCAGTTGAGATATTTGGTTATCATGGAAAAATACAAGAGATAATGATAAAATTGAGAGAGTTAGGTATTGACGCTCCTTTTATAACTAATGGAAAGATATATAAGATCACAAATATAGTTAAAAAATACGGGTTTAAAATTACAGATGTATTTGAAGAGAATAATCGTGAAACTAAAGAAATATTACGAGACAATTGGTATATAAAGTTCTCTCACTTTAATGAGTTTAAGAGACGAAGAAAAACCCATTTTAACTTTCTATTAAGTGGATGGGAATTTAATACCTTAATTAAAAAAATAGATGAAAAGTCATTTTTGGTACCTTACAGCGATCACGCTGATTTTGATGATTTACTATATTATGTGGAAAATACTTCTGCCAAATACATAATTACAGATGGAGGCAGAAAAGGACATTCTAAAGAATTAGCCGACTATATTTCTAAAAATTTAGGTAAAATTGCTATAGATATGCCGTAA
- a CDS encoding (2Fe-2S)-binding protein encodes MNLPLVLSKRHRRIRSIKDCEPGLPYTEIISNEGQRINLCKSLEYTQDSSRIPSLPINNDVIHSKLLRMFPELVKIYSKHIINLPTKFILNENEVSKVEEIRVDSLIIGGGTSALGALSELSGKERVLMITAEVLGNLRNENMPLPQTNREDFIKILNSIIKDNKDKIIEGILLGKFDEGIAFRTNGRILIVNSNRVFLATGGRYIPPIFSGNDTPGVISKNLYFRLREKINRIEVVGNSDDAVRVLLSVNDSKKILINNGILFLSKYYRELIESIGIEILKTKTLRVHRTSDGLQIFTDEKQFYSDALVYAVIKQPKVDHAYNIGLSYSFDKYLHIYMPNHSIEGKANENVYIIGGMRGISDEYTSFLSGKASVNSKYLDEFIDNMKTYNYIFNYYDNSFIVNSSPYLYGDSGYVCECEDVTYDQVNRKIKDGFNSVEEIKRVTGLGTGECQGKICTYIVGSITKSENLITFRSPLYRLVI; translated from the coding sequence TTGAATTTGCCATTGGTTTTAAGTAAAAGACATAGAAGAATAAGAAGTATAAAGGATTGTGAACCTGGACTTCCATATACTGAAATTATATCAAATGAAGGACAAAGGATCAACTTGTGTAAATCGCTCGAGTATACCCAAGACAGTTCAAGAATTCCTTCGTTACCCATAAATAATGATGTAATTCATAGTAAACTGCTAAGGATGTTTCCGGAATTAGTAAAAATTTACTCAAAACATATAATTAATTTACCAACTAAATTTATTCTTAATGAAAATGAGGTCTCTAAAGTTGAGGAAATTCGTGTTGATTCGTTAATAATTGGTGGTGGAACGTCAGCCTTAGGAGCGCTATCCGAATTATCAGGTAAGGAAAGAGTGTTAATGATAACTGCAGAGGTACTGGGTAACTTAAGAAACGAGAATATGCCATTACCCCAAACAAATAGAGAAGATTTCATTAAAATATTAAATAGTATTATTAAGGATAATAAAGATAAAATAATTGAAGGAATTCTTCTGGGCAAGTTTGACGAAGGAATAGCTTTTAGGACAAATGGCAGGATACTTATAGTTAATTCAAACAGAGTTTTCTTAGCTACTGGTGGTAGATATATTCCTCCGATCTTCTCTGGTAATGACACGCCGGGGGTAATATCTAAGAACTTGTACTTCCGTTTAAGAGAGAAGATTAATAGAATAGAAGTAGTTGGCAATAGTGATGATGCGGTAAGAGTATTATTGAGTGTTAATGACTCTAAAAAAATATTAATAAATAATGGTATATTATTTCTATCCAAGTATTATAGAGAGTTAATTGAGAGTATTGGTATAGAAATTCTAAAAACAAAAACCTTAAGAGTACATAGAACAAGTGATGGATTACAGATTTTTACTGATGAAAAACAGTTTTATTCTGATGCTCTAGTTTATGCAGTGATTAAGCAGCCTAAAGTTGACCATGCTTATAATATCGGTCTGTCATACAGTTTTGATAAATATTTGCATATCTATATGCCTAATCACTCAATTGAGGGTAAAGCAAATGAAAATGTTTACATTATTGGAGGAATGAGGGGAATATCCGATGAATATACCTCCTTTCTAAGCGGGAAAGCTAGTGTGAATTCAAAGTATCTAGACGAATTTATAGATAATATGAAAACATATAACTATATCTTCAATTATTATGATAATAGCTTTATTGTTAATTCGTCTCCATACTTATACGGAGATAGCGGATATGTTTGTGAATGTGAAGATGTAACATATGATCAAGTAAATAGGAAGATAAAAGATGGATTTAATAGTGTAGAGGAAATAAAAAGGGTCACCGGTTTAGGTACAGGAGAATGTCAAGGCAAAATTTGTACTTATATAGTGGGTAGTATTACTAAGTCTGAAAATCTGATAACTTTTAGATCCCCGTTGTATAGATTGGTGATATAA
- a CDS encoding alkaline phosphatase family protein — MSYHIFEQFRYNLSDINKLVEDGSYGKLESVFPAITPVALASLFTGKLPKNHGVTSPKIFVKGSSLSKPLSAYSSYSLKADPVWYLLAKNGYKVIVLTAPQALPDKWNMNNLILFDPYKAKIKECSKGYIINPGENDVLGVKISVKIEGKYIIRLTDVDNNTLEFTLEKNEWTKPIEITMLCKDKRVKGNFRLKGLDNYIYMAPPSFLTTLWSNNYNLAEEVWNNVVSQYGMLLDGDYLSLKSKVITFKEYFETLRFAYEFFYNYSLYLLGKYDWDFAITYLPIVDNIQHLLYGVDDSRSLDHIFEVYKLASNFITAHISVADNIIICSDHGIRKVKKRVYLNKVLEKLNVLKVNGDKIDWKRTKAYYGGGGIVRINLRNREKYGIVNKNEFSKLVKYITYNLERLEDQITREKILTVIYSNESPAGDREGDIIIAGVNPRYSISTAIEKEEILEDVIPYFTITADHGYYKDEDMEGIVIFYGKLFRKGKLTNAKIIDVMPTILKIFGINIKADGRILNEVFKNSFNHT, encoded by the coding sequence ATGAGTTATCATATTTTTGAACAATTCAGATATAATTTATCTGATATAAATAAATTAGTAGAAGATGGCAGTTATGGCAAATTAGAGAGTGTTTTCCCAGCAATAACGCCCGTAGCTTTAGCCTCATTATTTACTGGCAAGTTACCCAAAAATCATGGTGTTACGTCTCCGAAGATTTTTGTTAAGGGAAGTAGCCTTAGTAAGCCTTTATCAGCCTACAGTAGTTATTCGTTAAAAGCTGACCCAGTTTGGTACTTACTAGCAAAGAACGGCTATAAAGTAATAGTGCTTACTGCACCTCAAGCTCTTCCCGATAAGTGGAATATGAATAATTTAATATTATTTGATCCTTATAAAGCAAAAATCAAGGAATGCAGTAAAGGCTATATTATAAATCCTGGGGAGAATGATGTATTAGGCGTTAAGATTAGTGTAAAGATCGAAGGTAAGTATATTATAAGACTTACTGATGTCGATAATAACACTCTTGAGTTTACCTTGGAAAAGAACGAATGGACAAAGCCTATAGAGATAACAATGTTATGTAAGGATAAGAGAGTTAAAGGTAATTTTAGATTAAAAGGTTTAGATAATTATATATACATGGCGCCTCCTTCATTTCTTACTACATTGTGGTCAAATAATTACAATTTAGCTGAAGAAGTTTGGAATAATGTAGTTTCACAGTATGGTATGCTTTTGGATGGAGATTATCTCTCGTTAAAGTCTAAAGTCATTACATTTAAGGAGTACTTTGAAACATTGAGGTTCGCTTATGAATTCTTTTACAATTATTCTCTTTATTTACTTGGTAAATATGATTGGGATTTCGCTATAACTTATTTACCTATAGTAGATAACATTCAGCATCTTTTATATGGTGTGGACGATTCTAGATCATTGGATCATATTTTCGAAGTGTATAAGTTAGCAAGTAATTTTATTACTGCTCATATATCAGTGGCTGATAACATTATTATATGCTCTGATCATGGTATCAGAAAAGTAAAGAAGAGAGTGTACTTAAATAAGGTGCTTGAAAAACTTAATGTTTTGAAGGTTAATGGCGATAAAATAGATTGGAAAAGGACAAAGGCTTATTATGGAGGAGGCGGAATTGTAAGGATAAATCTTAGAAATAGAGAAAAATATGGAATAGTAAATAAAAACGAATTTAGTAAATTGGTTAAATATATAACTTACAATCTAGAGAGATTAGAAGATCAAATAACAAGAGAGAAAATCCTAACTGTAATATATTCTAATGAATCTCCGGCTGGGGATAGAGAAGGAGATATAATAATAGCTGGGGTTAACCCGCGTTACTCAATATCTACAGCTATAGAGAAGGAAGAAATATTGGAAGATGTAATACCATATTTTACTATTACGGCAGATCATGGATATTATAAGGACGAAGATATGGAAGGTATAGTCATATTTTATGGTAAGTTATTTAGAAAAGGTAAATTAACTAATGCAAAAATAATCGATGTTATGCCAACAATTTTAAAAATCTTTGGAATTAATATTAAAGCTGACGGCAGAATTTTAAACGAGGTTTTCAAAAATAGTTTTAATCATACCTAG
- a CDS encoding FAD-binding oxidoreductase produces the protein MTFLIVGAGSHGLSLAYHLVKKGFNKNDIYIVEWKRIGYGSSSRNASRYRYHFYSKENVEYAIDAINYLKRHSKELVYNPLLVRTGYLWLIKNESLYEQFKKLDAIWKGYHIGGKFIECEKYRFIKFDGICYLAPQDGSFHHDYILYSYYYSIKNSVNFIYDKISLIQINNGKVKGVRLSNGKEIHVDNVIITAGAWSSELLSTVGISLPIYPELKEIYITEPLRYLIEPLVIDPENQIYFSQTLKGEIIGGLEDKREYGFHEFTVSLKNTIKYLRSLKEIVYGIEGIGILRGWSGYYEMTPDSSHIMGFSNHWPEGLYIDAGYSGHGMMFAPFSGKIMAEFLADNVKNKYLDIFSPERFNLHRLINENLVI, from the coding sequence ATGACGTTCTTAATAGTAGGAGCAGGTTCTCATGGTTTAAGTCTAGCATACCATTTAGTAAAGAAAGGATTTAATAAAAATGACATTTATATCGTAGAATGGAAACGTATAGGCTACGGTTCAAGTAGTAGGAACGCTAGTAGATATAGGTATCATTTTTACAGCAAGGAGAACGTTGAATATGCTATAGATGCAATAAATTATCTAAAGAGACATTCTAAAGAATTAGTATATAATCCATTATTAGTTAGAACTGGCTATTTATGGCTAATAAAGAATGAGAGTTTATATGAACAATTTAAGAAATTAGATGCTATATGGAAAGGCTACCATATTGGAGGTAAATTCATAGAATGTGAAAAATACAGATTTATAAAATTTGACGGAATATGCTACTTAGCTCCTCAAGATGGTTCATTTCATCATGATTATATCCTATATAGCTATTATTATAGTATTAAGAATAGTGTTAATTTTATTTATGATAAGATAAGCTTAATACAAATAAATAACGGAAAGGTAAAGGGAGTTAGGCTTAGTAATGGAAAGGAGATTCATGTCGATAACGTAATAATTACTGCAGGCGCTTGGTCAAGCGAGCTACTTTCAACTGTAGGTATTAGTTTACCTATATATCCTGAGCTAAAAGAAATATATATAACAGAACCCTTAAGATACTTGATAGAGCCTCTAGTAATAGATCCTGAAAATCAGATATACTTCTCTCAGACTTTGAAAGGGGAAATAATTGGTGGATTAGAAGATAAGCGTGAATATGGCTTTCATGAATTTACAGTTTCGCTTAAAAATACAATAAAATATCTTAGATCATTGAAGGAGATCGTTTACGGAATAGAAGGAATTGGAATACTTAGAGGATGGTCTGGATATTATGAGATGACGCCAGATAGTTCTCATATTATGGGTTTCTCAAATCATTGGCCCGAGGGACTTTACATAGATGCTGGGTATAGTGGACACGGTATGATGTTTGCTCCTTTCTCCGGAAAAATTATGGCTGAGTTTTTAGCTGATAATGTTAAAAATAAATATTTGGATATTTTCTCCCCAGAAAGGTTCAATTTACATAGATTGATAAACGAGAATCTAGTAATTTAA